In a genomic window of Piliocolobus tephrosceles isolate RC106 chromosome 1, ASM277652v3, whole genome shotgun sequence:
- the C1H1orf198 gene encoding uncharacterized protein C1orf198 homolog, translating to MASMAAAIAASRSAVMSGNRPLDDRERKRFTYFSSLSPMARKIMQDKEKIREKYGPEWARLPPAQQDEIIDRCLVGPRAPAPRDPGDSEELMRFPGLRGPTGQKVVRFGDEDLTWQDEHSAPFSWETRSQMEFSISALSIQEPSNGTTASEPRPLSKASQGSQALKSSQGSRSSSLDALGPVRKEEEASFWKINAERSRGEGPEAEFQSLTPSQIKSMEKGEKVLPPCYRQEPAPKDREAKMERPSTLRQEQRPLPNVSTERERPQPVQAFSSTLPEAAPSQLEGKLPSLDIRQDDGEDTLFLEPKFAQVSSSNVVLKTGFDFLDNW from the exons ATGGCGTCCATGGCGGCGGCGATCGCGGCCTCGCGCTCGGCGGTCATGAGCGGGAACCGGCCTCTTGACGACCGGGAGCGAAAGCGCTTCACTTACTTCTCGTCGCTGAGCCCCATGGCCAGGAAGATCATGCAGGACAAGGAGAAGATCCGCGAGAAGTACGGGCCCGAGTGGGCGCGGCTGCCGCCGGCGCAGCAGGACGAGATCATCGACCGGTGCCTGGTGGGGCCGCGCGCTCCGGCGCCCCGAGACCCCGGGGACTCGGAGGAGCTCATGCGCTTCCCCGGCCTGCGCGGGCCCACGGGCCAGAAGGTGGTGCGCTTCGGCGACGAG gatcTAACTTGGCAAGATGAGCACTCTGCCCCTTTCTCCTGGGAAACAAGG AGTCAGATGGAGTTCAGTATCTCTGCCCTGTCCATCCAGGAGCCGAGCAACGGCACCACCGCCAGCGAACCCAGACCACTGTCCAAAGCTTCCCAGGGCTCCCAGGCCCTCAAGTCCTCCCAAGGCAGCAGGTCCTCCAGCCTGGACGCCCTGGGCCCCgtcaggaaggaggaggaagcatCCTTCTGGAAGATCAATGCTGAGAGGTCCCGAGGGGAGGGGCCTGAGGCCGAGTTCCAGTCGCTGACCCCTAGCCAGATCAAGTCCATGGAGAAGGGGGAGAAGGTCTTGCCTCCCTGCTACCGGCAGGAACCTGCCCCGAAGGacagggaggccaagatggaaagGCCTAGCACCCTCCGTCAGGAGCAGCGTCCTCTTCCCAACGTGAGCACCGAACGCGAGAGACCCCAGCCCGTCCAGGCCTTCAGCAGCACGCTGCCTGAGGCCGCCCCCTCCCAGCTCGAGGGGAAGCTGCCATCTCTTGACATCAGGCAGGACGACGGGGAAGACACCCTGTTCTTGGAACCCAAGTTTGCACAG GTCAGCTCAAGTAATGTCGTCTTGAAGACGGGATTTGATTTTCTGGACAATTGgtaa